Part of the Natrinema sp. CBA1119 genome, TGACAATGCCTCCTCGAGTGTGACTGGAACTGTGTCATCATACCCTAAGTGGTTATCTCCAGCACTATCTCCCACGAGAATCATATCAATACCACCATTATCGACTTGGCGGGCGATTGGGGCGTCGTATGCGGTCAGCATCGTCAAACTCTCTCCGTCTTCATACTTTTCATGAATGTCGGGGATTGACACACGGTTCATAGGGGACAGTTCGCACGACTCCACTTTAAATCCAGCATAATACCTGTACTGAGCGGTATGTGCTTCTTCTGTACTTGCCGCGATTTTCACACCCCACTCTGAATAAAGAAACCGTACTACCAACTACTGTTATTGTGACAAATGAGAATGAGCCAATCAAATTTGCCTATACGTCTTCGATGTACTGACTCTCCCACTCACGGCGGGCCTCGAGTTCTCTGTATCCCCGATCAGTGATCGTATATGAATTCGTCCGTTTGTCGAGTGAGCCTTTCTCAACCAGCCCTTTTTCGACGAGCGTATCGAGATTTGGGTAGAGCCGTCCGTGGTTGATCTCTGTTTCGTAGTAGTTTTGGAGTTCATCTTTTATCGCCAAGCCATGAGGCTCTTCATGGCCAGCAATGACGTACAGCAAGTCGCGTTGGAAGGCTGTTAGATCATACATGGGGATGAATTTCTCGCTCACAAGAATAAAACTGCCCGTTTCCAGTGGGACTCTATCGACGATCTTCCGCGATCAGCGCTGGATCTCGACTGGATCTTTCGCCAGTAGATATGCGTCTGGATTGCCTTCTTCATGAACACAGAGCCCCGCTCGAGTAAACGCCACTGCCAATCGTGGTGCATGTCCAGCAGGAGCTGGGATGTGATCGTGTTCAAGGCCGTGAGCTGGAAGAACGAATTCAGATGTCATAGGATCGTTTCTTGGAGAGACTACTCCTGGTCACAGGAGCCTGCAATGAGAATTGTCACGTCTCTTCTGCTGACTCGCCATCTGAGATCTCGGCGTAGGTCATACAGGAGGGACATCCGTGGACGTTATTCTCATCAACGGCAAAGACACGGACGAAGGTTGAGGTAACATGACTTCCACAGTTGGAACATTCAGTCATATTGATTGATTAGTTTCAATGTTTAGGATTTAGCATCCTTGATAGGGTCGGCTAAAGATCTTTACCGATCGAGACGGTAATCCGATGAAATGGGTCGGTTCGACGATATTACTCTGGAGGAACTCCATGAAGTGCGCGAACAAACGGAAGGGGAGAAGCCGCGAGAACGCGTTCTCGCGGCGATTGGACGCAAGCAAGGTGCGCAGATCGATACCCTCGCTGAACGACACGGGGTTGTCGAGAAAACCATCCGAAATTGGCTCGATCGGTTTGCCGAGCAACCGATCGAGCAGGCTCCGTACGACGCTCCACGCCCTGGCGGCCCCTCAAAACTCACCACAGAGCAGCGTGAGCACCTCGAAGAGGTGCTCCAAGATTCACCTACCGAATTGGGCTACGACCAACAGGCTTGGTCGCCGAAGCTCCTCCTGCATTACGTCGCCCGCGAGTATGATGTTGAGTACAGCGATCGCCATGCACGCTATCTCTTGAGCGAGGCTGGGCTGTCCTGGCGGACAGCCCGGCCTCGCAATCACGAAGCCGACCCCGAGGAAGAAGCGGATTTCCAGGAGACAGTCGAAAAAAACGCGACGAATTGACCGCCAAAACGGTCGTTGTTGTGGATCAGTTCACCAAGCGTGTGGGCACCGTTCAACGACATGGATGGTACCCGATCGGGTCGGATCCAACGATAGAGACGTCAAATTCCTGGGAGAAGGTGACAGTGCTCGGCGCTGTCACCGACGACGGTGACAGCTTCTATTGTTGGACCGAAGAAAGCCTCACGCGCCACCACGGAATACGCCTACTCGAAGCACTTCAGGGAGAATTTGGCGAGGAATTGGTAGTATTTCTCGATCGTGCGGGTTACTTCTATGCGAGAGATCTCTGGGAGTTCGTGAGTGGTGAGCGCGAGACCGAAACTGTCTGCGACAGTTCGGTCTCGTGCGTTTGTGGAGAGAAGCTGGATGTCTGGTATTTTCCATCAAAACTCCCCGAACTCAACCCGGTGGAAGGATGTTGGAATCAGCTCTACGAATGGTTCAAGCACCGGCTGATTCCGGATCTCTCAACGCTGAAAGAGTCCATTCTGAGGGGAATCGATACAATTGATGAGCCGAACATCTGGAACTATCTCTGTTCAGCTGA contains:
- a CDS encoding transposase, whose translation is MTAKTVVVVDQFTKRVGTVQRHGWYPIGSDPTIETSNSWEKVTVLGAVTDDGDSFYCWTEESLTRHHGIRLLEALQGEFGEELVVFLDRAGYFYARDLWEFVSGERETETVCDSSVSCVCGEKLDVWYFPSKLPELNPVEGCWNQLYEWFKHRLIPDLSTLKESILRGIDTIDEPNIWNYLCSAEG
- a CDS encoding IS630 family transposase, which gives rise to MGRFDDITLEELHEVREQTEGEKPRERVLAAIGRKQGAQIDTLAERHGVVEKTIRNWLDRFAEQPIEQAPYDAPRPGGPSKLTTEQREHLEEVLQDSPTELGYDQQAWSPKLLLHYVAREYDVEYSDRHARYLLSEAGLSWRTARPRNHEADPEEEADFQETVEKNATN
- a CDS encoding PadR family transcriptional regulator, with translation MYDLTAFQRDLLYVIAGHEEPHGLAIKDELQNYYETEINHGRLYPNLDTLVEKGLVEKGSLDKRTNSYTITDRGYRELEARREWESQYIEDV